In Dioscorea cayenensis subsp. rotundata cultivar TDr96_F1 chromosome 13, TDr96_F1_v2_PseudoChromosome.rev07_lg8_w22 25.fasta, whole genome shotgun sequence, the sequence ttattctttaaaaatattaaaatattaatgctAATACAGAAAAACTGTGAATAATGGTAATAAAATGTAAATTCAATGGCATTGTGCGACATCTCTAAATTTAAAATCTCTCCGGATGATGTGCCATTAACATATATTTgtaattgtaataaaaaaaacatatatttgtaggatgagatatataaataattaaaaattatgaaaatgggCAGTATACTTTTATAAAagcaaataattattaatatactttacaaaacacttttatttcttcacattaaaaatcaacttaaagaatcctataaaataacaaatttaccTTTCGAAATTTTTAAAGAGCAAAGATATCTTGcttcttttaataaaatcctttacttgatttattattaaaaaaaaatactagtttTCACATGGCTACTCTATTTTTGTTAAGGTTCACAAACAGCAAAGACTAAacattttatgatatatatatatatatacatatatatagaaataatggaatatattaataaataaataaataagcaaagaaGATATCACAAAGTTGTAGAAATGTATGCAAGACTCACATTTTACTtgatttatgataaattaaataaataaatactagttTTCACATGGCTATTCTATTTTTGTTAAGATTCACAAACagtaaatactaaaaatttaatgatatatatacatatatatatatatggaaataatggaatatattaataaataaataaataagcaaagtAGATATCACAAAGTTGTAGAAAGTGTATGCAAGACTCACATTTTACTTgatttatgataaaataaataaatactagttTTCACATGGCTATTCTATTTTTGTTAAGATTCACAAAcactaaatactaaaaatttaatgatatatatatatatatatacatatatatggaaattatggaatatattaataaataaataaataaatagagaaaataatacAAAGTTGTAGAAATGTATGCAAGACTCACatggaaagaatggagaaatgAAACCTGTGGGATGCAGATTTTTTTCCTCACCATGTGTTCTCTTTAAAACTGCACTGAACAAAAACCAGTGCTTGGAAGGAAAGAATACAATGGAGGGCTAGGAATGGAGATGGAAGGAAACAAAGGAGCAAACTTTGCTCCCTTGGGATGGATGCATTCTTCTTGGACAACCAGTGGTTGGGCTTTCCAATCTTAAACAGGTTTTTTTCCTCATTGTGTCTGAAGATCTGTGTGCCATTGTTatcatttggaatttttttagggtttgtttgcttgtttctGTGAggtttggtggtggtggtggtgttgttgttttatttttttaaagtttttgtttttgttgcttttttttgGTGTGGTTGTTGCATTTTATGTGGAGAATTGTTGGTTTTATGTGTGCAGAGGTGGTGTGAATGGTTTGGATTTGGAAATGAGGgttttttatgggttttggtgattagggttagggtttagggtttgggcaTTTGGTTGTGCATTTTTGAAGAGTTTAGATTAGTGTTTGAAGTTATTTGGGGTTATTCCTCTTTGGGTTTGGTTGgagttgatgaatttttttttccttggaaaTGTTTGGGTTTTTGAGCTCTGGCTAGGGTTAGGTTAGGATTTTTTGGGAAAAGGAGGGGTTTTGTTGATTTTGGTTCTATTCTTCAGCTTTCACCATTGTTTGTTGGATTGGATTGAATTCTTAGGGTTTTTCATATTGATACTTGTAATTTATGAGATTCTGGAATggaaaaatctataaattagtattttgataAAAAGAGACTTGAATCTACAGGGGATGCATTTTGGAAAATGATTCAAGGAATATCAGCAGCAGATGTTTCTTCAGATAAAGACCAAATTGGTTATATTGAAACATCGACAACATTGACACCATCGGCAATGATGAGTTCAGAGGAGTATGTAAGTGATAACAGTTCTCTTTTGAGTTTGCAGCCATGGATTTTTAAAAGGGAGAAACAAGAGAAGATGGAAGGGAATGAGGGTGATTTTCATACAATGGGTTATGGACTTGAAAGATTGGTGAACAGGTTTGGGACTGAGTTTTCTCCGATGAGTGGAGATAGCATTAGAAGGCGAAGCTTGTTTAGAAGTAGGAGAACTCGTCGATACTATGTTAAACCTCTTACTTCGGTTGAGAACTCACTGATCCCTCAGCTCTACAAGGATGTTGAGGTTGAAGAATGTATTTTTAGTTCGCCTCCGCCTTCGCTCACTCCAACTTTGAGACCATTCTGTATAAGTGATGGGAGTCGGATTATCAGCAAGTCAAGCTCTGGTTCTTCGTGTATGACACTTGACAATGTGTTGCATAAGGAAGTTCATGAACTTGATTACAAGAACAGCGAGTTGACTTCCGGAGAGACGGACAAGGATGGTGGGGCTCCCCGTCTTCCTGAACGAAgtaaacaaaagagaaagaacagGAGGGTGAATCCAGAGCGATCTCAGAAACATTCTCATTCTCGAGGTAATAATTCCATCCTCTATTCATAAACTTATTGAGCTTATGGCATTTGTATCCGTGattaatttgatgatgtttATCCCTATATATccatgtatgtttttatgtatcTTATTATGTTGAGGTTGCAGAAGGATTAAGAGTTTATAGAGAACTATTTGTTATATGTTTCAGCTAACGATTACTCACTTGCTTGACATGTTAATTGATATGATAATTGACGTTCTACTCAAGCATAAGTAATCATAGATTTTGATACTCATATTGTTTCtcaatttttatcaaaacatatGGAATCTTTCTTCTGTGTCTTTTGGCAAATGAGTGATGCTTCTTGTTTATTATCAATCTTATCGGCCAGAATGTTTTCGGCCTCATCTAATGAACACTTCTTTGGCCAggtttatttgataaaatttttatgtacTGCCTTGGGGTAAATGTTGGTGTGATGTTTGCTGCTCTAGCGAATAAAAGAGAACTAGAGAAGTTGAATGGCATGTTGAAGTACTCAGAGAGCTTGGTTCAGGATTTGCAAGAGGAACTTGAGATGAAGGATTCAGTCTTTGTAAGGGAGCTTGAGAATGAAACCAATGAAGCTCGAGAGCCTAATCTGATTTCCAATGCCGAGAAATCTACTGCATCTATCCAGAATCAAGCCCTGCCATCCCCTGAACCTGTGAATGTGATAGAAGAAGATGATCAACAAGCCCCATCTGAGCTGGCAAGTGACCCGGAAGCTCTTACTAAAATTGAAGCTGAGCTTGAAGCTGAATTGGAGAGATTGGAACAGAGCTTGAATGCTTCTAGTTTGAAACAGAGAATTCATGATCTTACTGAGGTATggctgtttatgttaccttcaGTTTGATCCATAGATTCTTTTATATCTGAAACATGCCAGATGAATTTCTTCACATTTGTTCGTCTTGTGAAATTCTAGCTAGAGAGCAGCATCATGATCTTCATCCTTGTTGATGATATCTAACCATGGAATATGCAGTCATTTTCACTTTACCGTTTTAGACATTAGAGAAGAATTAAAGCCATTAAGGGCCTTGAAAGTTCTCATTGTTTGAGTTGTCCATCTTGGGTCTTGAACTATACAACTTTATTCATTTCAGCGCTTCTATACAATGTGGgcttaaatatatgtatatatgtggcACGAGTGTAACCACATGCGCACTAATCTTTGTGGCTCAGgggccaatatatatatatatatatatattttaaggaCCGGACTAAACAATTTACCACACTTTAAGTTACACTAGTAGCTTCAACATGGTTGTATTACTAATTATGAAATCTAAATAGATCATCATCCAAAAACATTGAGAAACTTCAGGTAGTTTCTTCCAAAAATAGATAAGGATAAGACATTACTGTAGAACGATATCTGCATTGTTGAGCCATTGCATGATAACCACACgatttttttacttaatctaGTGAGCTTTGTTATCTAAGTTAGCGAACTCTGTCTGCAGCTTGATCCAGATCTCCTAGTGGACGTCGTCCATGGGGAACTTAAAGCTGATACGATTGACACGGAAAGCCTGTATGAAGCCAAAGGAGATACTGACAGCACCTCTGCATTTGAGACACTCGATGTGAATTATGCTGTATCACCTACAGAACTAAGTATACGTCTTCATGAATTGATTGAAGTTCGGCTTCATGAACGCATTGAAGAGCTCGAGAGAGCCCTGTCACAGAGCCAGCAGAAAGCCCAACTTATGGAAACCGAGCGAGTGAGCACCAGGATAGACTTCTCAATCAGCGACACAGGATCGTCTTCCAATCAAGAAAGCCCGAGATCAGCAGAAGCAGACATTGCTCAAGTCCATCCACTCTGCATAAACTTGACCGGAGATGCAGTCAATGCTTATGACGAAGCTTACGAAGAGTTCATGCGGATGACCGAAACATTGCAGCTGAGTACTCCAACAACAACTAATGCTGATGATGAACAGATTGATGAGTGTTATGTAGAGGAAACATTACCAGGGTTTGATGATGAAGCACAGACATGGGGACACATGTTGAAAGGTAAAAAGTATGGTGATGAAATTATAACTGATTTAGGCAGTG encodes:
- the LOC120274945 gene encoding uncharacterized protein LOC120274945; translated protein: MIQGISAADVSSDKDQIGYIETSTTLTPSAMMSSEEYVSDNSSLLSLQPWIFKREKQEKMEGNEGDFHTMGYGLERLVNRFGTEFSPMSGDSIRRRSLFRSRRTRRYYVKPLTSVENSLIPQLYKDVEVEECIFSSPPPSLTPTLRPFCISDGSRIISKSSSGSSCMTLDNVLHKEVHELDYKNSELTSGETDKDGGAPRLPERSKQKRKNRRVNPERSQKHSHSRGLFDKIFMYCLGVNVGVMFAALANKRELEKLNGMLKYSESLVQDLQEELEMKDSVFVRELENETNEAREPNLISNAEKSTASIQNQALPSPEPVNVIEEDDQQAPSELASDPEALTKIEAELEAELERLEQSLNASSLKQRIHDLTELDPDLLVDVVHGELKADTIDTESLYEAKGDTDSTSAFETLDVNYAVSPTELSIRLHELIEVRLHERIEELERALSQSQQKAQLMETERVSTRIDFSISDTGSSSNQESPRSAEADIAQVHPLCINLTGDAVNAYDEAYEEFMRMTETLQLSTPTTTNADDEQIDECYVEETLPGFDDEAQTWGHMLKGKKYGDEIITDLGSEEDDVEDEEGKELIQKIVEKTKKGSPVLINAQMMFFALDT